The Vitis vinifera cultivar Pinot Noir 40024 chromosome 18, ASM3070453v1 region CCTTTTATCCTGCATCCTGAAAGGAAACCCCCTCTCACAGCCCTATGAATAAGCCTACTAAAAGCCTCCATCCCAATCacaaaaagataaggagaaagaggatctccctGACGCAAACCCCTTGAACTATTGAAGAAACCCTCTGGGGTACCATTGATTAACACCGAAAAAGTTGCTGTGGAAATACACCAAGATATCCAACCAGTCCACCTCTCCCCAAATCCCATTCTTTGCAAAACCGACAACAAGAAATTCCAGTTTAGATGGTCGTAAGCCTTTTCTATATCCAACTTACACAACACCCCGCTCTCCTTATTTTTCAGCATTGAGTCAATTGCCTCATTGGCAATTAGGGCtgcatcaagaatttgtctaCCTTCAACGAATGCATTTTGAGTTGAAGACACCACCTTTCCCATGACCTTTTTGAGTCTGTTAGCTAACACTTTCGCCAACAGTTTATACAACCCCCCTACCAAACTTATTGGTCTAAAATCCCTTAGATCCTCCGCACCCGCCTTTTTAGGGATAAGGACCAGAAAAGTTGAATTAAGGCTCCTTACGAATCTGCCACGCTCATGGAATTCCTTAAAGAAGCCCATAACCTCTACTTTCACAAACTCCCAACTAAATTGCCAAAAGCTGAGAGAGAAGCCGTCTGGGTCAGGAGCCTTGTCTCCATTCATATCTGATAAAGCAGAAAAGACCTCGTCCTCTGTAAACACCTCCTCCAACCTGGCTGCCTCCTCACCATCAATCCTATTAAAAGCCAAACCATCCATAGATGGGTGCCATTCACCAGGATCAGTCAAAAGATTCTTAAATGCTCCAACCACCCCTCCCTTAATTTCCTGCTCCTCTGTTAACCAAGTTCCATTCACCTTAATCTTAGACAAGCAATTTTTCCTTCTATGAGAATTGgccatcttatgaaaaaaaCCAGTATTTTTGTctccctccttcaaccacaccTCTCTTGATTTTTGCCTCCAAGAAATTTCCTCCAAGAGAACCCATTTTTCAAAGTTCTCTTTTGCCTCCTTTCTAGCCTCCAGCTCCTCCATGGATAAAACACGGCCCTTCTCCTGAATATCCCAGAAATCCACTTTATCCAAAGCCAACTTCTTATTCACTCCCACCTTTCCAAAAACCTCTTTGTTCCAAGATTTTAGGATGACTTTCAGTGCCTTCAATTTCTCAGCAAGGATGAAACTGAAGGAACCACTGAATCTTAAACCTTGCCACCACCCGCCAAGCAAATCCTTAAATCCCTCCTCCtgaagccacatattttcaaacctaaaggGGACAGGCCCCCTCCTCACCCCTCCCCCGTCCAAGAGGATGGGAAAATGATCCGACACTGGCCTGGACAGTGTACTCTGCACCACCCCGTTAAAGTAGCTCTCCCAGTCCTCTGTCACCAGAAAGCGATCAATTCTTGACATAGTTTGGCTGTTCAAACCTCCACTCCATGTAAACGGCCCCCCCTGAAGGGGGAGGTCCCTCAACTCCAGCTCATCAATCACCTCCGAGAATCTTCTCATTGAAGAAGACACtctgcctcctcttcttctctCATTCGGAAACCTGATCATATTAAAGTCACCTCCAATACACCATGGGTCATTCCATAGCCCACGGATGGCCCCTAATTCTTCCCAAAATTCTTCTCTGTATCTTTTCAGCGTAGGGCCATACACACCTGAGAAAGTCCATCTGAAACCATCTTCCACATTCTTAAAACGACAGGAAATGGAAAAGAGTCCCACTTCCAGTCCCATTAGCTCTAGCACCCTGTTATCCCAGAATACTACCACCCCTCCAGCTGCTCCCCTAGCATCCAAAGCTCCCCACTCCAGAAATCTCCCCACCCCTAGGCTCCGAACCACCCCTAATGACATCTCAGTCATTTTAGTCTCCTGAAGGCAGACTAAATCCACATTTTGGGATCTAATTAAGGCTTTAATTAGTTTCCTCTTATTTCTGTCATTCACCCCACGAACATTCCATGAtagaatttttaatttcatttaatacACAAAGCTCTGTCCCCTCCTCTTCTGACCGACCCTTTCTTTCTGCTCTCACCATCATAATTAATTGAACATTCTAGCTTTTTTACCTCCCGATCAAACCTAGTCAATCCTAGAGTTCCCTTTTTCTTGCCTTGGTCTCTTCTGGATTTCAGTTTTAGCAGTAACTGTAGGATTTCCCCCTCAACTCCTTCAGTCGAGAACCCCAATGCCTTACTGAATTTCACCAAACTACATTCATCCCACTTATTCCCGAGATCCATTCTTTCTTGCATCACCTCAACAACATCTGACATATTAATGCCCTTAGACTTTTCTTTCCCCGGGTCCATCATCCACGGGCTGCCATCTTTCATCACTGCACACAACGGAGTTTGATACCCAACACCACCAACAACATTCTCGTCTAATCCCGAAGTGCCCCTCACCACCAAAGCCCTCTCGcacccagaagaagaagaagaagaaatgaaatcCCGAACCCCCCCAACCTCCTCAATATTTGACTCATACCTGGATGCCTCGGCTGCTAAAGCGTCGTCGGTTAACCGTGCCCTCGACACCATTGAAGAATCCTCAGAAGCCCTCTGATCCCCTCCGTGACAACAGGCGACCCCCTCGTCGTCTCTAACACCAGCCCGCGAATCCTCCTCTGTAGCCCTAGCTCCCATTTCCACTTCGTCAGTGAGAGAGAAAGCCCTAATACCTTTTAACCCCTCTTTCGCGGGCCCACAGCCCATCTCAGCCAAACTTGCCCAGCCCACTAAGGAACCCTTGATATAAAAAGGCTTCTCCTCACAGCCCATCTGCCATCCTTTTAATATAATGGGCTTTGCTTCCTCCGGCCCAAACAACTGGGCTTCCTCACGTTCTGGACTGCACTTCATTACCCCATGCCAGCTTCTAAACTGGGCCTCCCCATTATCAGGCCCAACCTTAATGGCGGCAGGCCCCAACCCAACACCACCCCTTATGACCCCTTTACCTGCTCCCTGACCCCTATTCACTAGCCTATCCTCTCCATACGTCTCCTCCACACCAGGCCCCCTTGCAGCTGGCTCCATAGAGAAGACTGTAGCTCCTTTCGAGGAGCTTCCACAGGGCGGCTCACTCTGAATTCCCATCTGCTCCACCAGCTGCGCCTCCTTCTCCAACACGTTTCCTCTGCATACGTCACCTAACCCACTCCCTTCCTCATCTTCAGTCTCTGTATCACCTTTCCGGCACCCGCTTCCCGCCGGCATCACCTGAGAATACCAGGGCTGGACTTCCCACCACAGCTGGATTGAATAACATCCTGATCCCTCCACCAGCTGAACTGAGGAAGGGAAATCCCTTCCTTTCACCCTCACCAACAATCTAGCCCATTGAAGATTAGCCATAGAAAACGTTTCTTCATCCACATTAATCAGACCACCACAGCCATCCCCAATCAATTTAAATACCTCTCAACTCCATAGATGAAGGGGAAGGCCCACCACtctcacccaagcctctttaACCATGACTTTATTACCCAAGCAACCCACCTCCGGATGCCATTTTTCCAGAATTAATTCATTGTCTTTCACCCTTCTCTTCCCTCTCGACAAGACACGCTCAGCCTCACTTGAACATTCAAACACAAAGAGCAAACACCCTCCTCCCAAAACATCTATGTTCAAATTACCTTTTAGGAGCCAAGCTTGACCCGCCCAATGCTTCAGAAAATCCAGCTCTAGTGATAGATTCACACCATTTTCCCACCTGCCCACTAAACATCGATCCAATAGCTCAACTCTTTCTGGCTTCACCCTCCTTCCCACCTCCAACCAAACCTTATCTCCTATTTTACCCACTCTTGATTTTGTTACATCCGCATAGGTCCTTGTTTCTAGTTCCAATTCCTTCTTCTGCACCTCTCTAAACAGTGGAATCTTTAAGCTTCCAATGGGAACTACTCCCACCTCTCTCAGCTTCTCTGCCAAAATATTCCACCCGTCTGACAGCCCCTTCCCTTCTGGGAAGATTAAGCAAAAGCGTTTTGCCTCTACATCACGGACCGAGCAAAAGATAAATCTTCCCGCCTCATTTAACCGTTTCTCCAGCCTGTAACTCCTACCCTCCTCCTCCCAAGCATGGGCCCAGCCTTTATCCTCTCCGCCTCTGCAACAAAACTCAACTCCGGCCAGCAACCTACCTAGACTAACGTCCCCAAATCTGATCCAAGATGTTATACCTTTGCTTCTCTCCCAAATGCACCCTCTCAGTTTATCACCTGACTCATTAATCAAAATCTCAAAGGATTTTGACTCCACAACAAACCGAACTCTTCCACCCCTAGGAACTGCCTTCATGGTCTAAGCCGGATTTTGACTCATTAATCAGTTGTGAGTTTAGTCCCCAACTTAAGGATAACCCAAACTTTCAACAAAGTGGATTAAATGCATCTGTGTTGCATTCAATGCATGCCCATGAGCACACAAGTATTATGCAGTAGGGTTATTGATACTGGGCATTATATAGATGCCATATTCAAACTACAGAAATCCAATGTATCAGCATCTTCAGTGGAACATTCTTGAAGGGAAAGTCAAATGCTGGATAATCATACCGGTATTGGCCAAAAAGACACTTCAACCACAACCTAAACAAAAACTAACAAGACATCCATATGTAGAAAGCAAAAAGGGATATGCGCAGATTTTTGTGTGTGCagcataaataaaacaaagaaaaaaggaaataccTTTGATAGCAACCTCACGGAAGTTGGTCTTGGTGTTTGAATAAAGCCTCTTCCAGTCATCCAATACCATCTTACTTGGAGGCAACAGATCAAGAGGGTTCTTTGGCTTTGGCTTGGGTGCCTCTTCCTCCTCAGCAGCCTCTGCCACTTTAGGCTTTACTGGTTCTTTTTTGGCCTCCTTTTTGGCCTCTTTTTTTGGCTCATCCTTGTGCTTAGGTTCTTTTGGTTGTGAAGGCTTCTTTGCTGACTGAACAGGTGGAACAGATTCTGCCTGTTTCACCTCACCCAATATCTTGCGGAAATTTGGCTGATTAACCATGGTCCAGAAATATCTCTCAACATGTGGGAACTCCGAGGTAAAGCTCTTTGTCATGACCCGGCTAAATCCCATAACCAAGTTGCATGTCATAATAATATCAGCCAATGTCACAGAGTGTCCCACCAGGTAAGTGTTTGAAGCAAGATGAGTGTTCAAGGCACCTAACGCTCTCTTCAATGCAGAAATTGCAGCTTCCTCAGCCTTTGTTCAAAATACGAGAACATAAAGGAAACACAAGTGAGTTATTGCCAATCATTagaacaaaagagaaaagaaaaaaaagaaataagtacaaataaataaatgaacaaagtgGCAGTTTGACCAACCGGAGGAAGGTATACAGCAAAACCAATTCTTGGGATGAACCAACGCAAAATATTGGCGTCAATCTCCAATGATCCAAAATCAATCCATTGCTCAATATGAGCCTGCCAAAACCAATTATACAAGGTAGCATCATAAGAAACTCTATTTTGGTGGAAAACATATCAAAATTTTTCTTGAGGATACTAGCATTATAAATTGAAACAACAAACCAGTATAATAGACAAACATTTTTGCCCTATTTGATCCATGAGAAAATGCAGAGGACAAGGGAAACGAAAATTTttaatcttcaatttttcattattgaggatataggaaaaacaaaaacagaaacaaaaaaaaaaaaaaaaaaaaccaaaaacaaaaaaaaacaaaaataaaaaataaaaggcaaaAATCCCAACTCAACTGAAGCTTATAGAGCTATAGACCATGGTATAGGCACAACttctatatttttagaaaaacaggataacatgaaatataaaattcaaaagctATCTCCTTTCTTTTCCTCAGTTTCTTGGCAATTAAACAAAGTGTAAACCACATATATAAGTTAAATCCCAGATGCCTTACATATTCAATCAAGGTGGAGCCATAAAGAGGATTGTCAGCCTTCAATCGAGTAACTGCACCAAGAAATAAAAGACTAAGCTATGAGCTTTCATCACAAGCTAGAGAAGATCAGAAGCAGAATGCAAAATCTCACCATAGCGCGCAATGGCATTGCTCTCAAATACAGGTCCATCAGGTGTTTCCAAGACAGGAACCTGCATAACAATAGGCTTGTTCCAGTTATCCAGACCTTCTCCACTTCATAACTTGAAGGCAAAAAAAATACATCTTTTTGCATATGATACATACCTTTCCAATAGGGTTCATCTTGAGAAATTCAGGACTTTTATTTGATACACCCATCTCAAAATTCTTGACAAGCTCAACTTTGACACCGCTGTACTCAGCAGCAATGAGTGCCTTGAAGGCATTTTTATTCGTGTTCCCAGCATGCAAAACCTACAAGCAGATTAAATCATCATGTTACTAAAGGAAAATCGCCTCATCTTCGAGAATCACCACCTCAATTTCATGATTAATACTGACATTAGTAATAATAACATTATTCCTAGACATTGAATCATTTAGGAAGAACATCcctataaattatattaataataaaattatatttaagcaAGAATAAATTGAAGGATATGACTGAATTATTACCCAATTTAGTAGATAAACCATACAAACAATTTGCCTAATCATATAGCtcttgaatcctttgattttgCATACCACATAtgaagtttattaaaaaataacccCCTACCACCCAATGACTTAGATCGAAATTGAAAACCCTCAGACCAGGTAATGCAAGAAACTCTATGAAGTACATGAAAGAGAGATGTTATGATAATACCAACTGCTATTAGCTAGTTTATGCAACTTCAAATCAAATGAAGGTGCAGCGTAAAATAATGCTACTGTGTCGCATCCAACTTGTCAGGATTGAAGCTATAATAACATGGACTCCCGTAGAAGTTTTGGGTGCTAATGCGTGTCATTTAGACGCCAGATTATATGACAAATCCCAGCCAAATAATCTAATTTCCCTTTCCTCGCCGTGATCCCTTATGCCAAATTGACAATATGTCCAACCTGAGCTTAATTTCAAGTAGACTCAGATTAATtttccaaacatgaaaaaagagTTCAGATTGATTGcgggaaaatcaagaaaaacaaaccatACCAAAGTTTTGAATTTCATAATTTCCATGAAATAAGTTCGCTAAATTGTGCCCAATACAACTACATCCAGGTCAAATCTTTTATCTTTACAAATTTTCAGTAATTGGGTGCATCCCATTTTTCCCGATCAAACTATTTCACCATGCCTCCCTCACAATTTTCACAGGAACCAAACAGAAACTAGATAAAACCAAGATCTGAAAACAACTCACCAGAGCCATTGCTGATCAAAGAAGCACTTCACTTCACCTTACTTCAGTTTTCCAAGATCTGATCATATGAAGCAACAATATTGAGGTTAAAATGCGCCAAAAACCCTAGCCAATCGGAGACGAGAGAAGAGTAGACTTACCAGCAGCGGCCAGAGCAAGAGAGAGAAGGAAGACTGAAGTGTTTGCTACTTAGAGGTTTAGGGTTTGTAGGGTGACGATTTTAGGGTTTCCAAAACCTGGTGTCAATTGACGGTTCTACCCTCAACTTGTCCCCTATGTCAcattattcttttataatttttcttattttgagttttttaatattaatattaaaaatggaatATTGGGTCAAATTCTTTTTATGtgccaaataaaaaaaacaaatattttggaCGAAAcctcaaattaaatttaagcaAAGGGAAATTATTAACACATCTTCCTAAACTTTCTCTATCGGATAAGTGGATggtcaatttttgaaaatttaaatattgagaAGGCGAAAAATGGTATTATGCAATTATATAGCAAATATAGTAGAAGAACaatttgtatataaaataaagagagtatggaagagaaattataaatattaattttgatagTGGTTTGGTGCAACCCGATTtatatccactctcctcaaatTCTTAATTGAGTGAGGGTTTCACTAGCAAAACTTACAACCCAAACCTTCAAACTCTATCATTGAATTATGGTTTCAATCAATCATCTTAAACTTATGACTTTAAGCACCCTCCTCGATTATGACTCCAAAGACCTTTTATAATAAGACTTTTCAAAACAAAGTATCTAAACTATTCCCTTTAAACTATGGTTCCAAAGCATCCTCACAAgacataaaaatgaagaaaggatTCTTGACTTACAATATTTCTTCAAATGGAATACAAAAAAACTAGGGTTGAATAGTGCATTAAAAAGGTATGCAAGTTTGAAAGTAAGTGTCACTCCCTCAAAGCtcaaataatatgaaaaaatgatttaaatctttTTCCTTGCGAGTACAAAATGTTTGAAACATTTAAATAAGAGCTAAAAATGCAAACTAGCCATTAGACATAGTTTGAGATTATCTAATCGATTAACCAATCAAACCAAGTACTAGCCATTGGGTGGTAATATGTGCAAAAAGTGACCTTTAGGTAAAAGAAGCTCAAGTAGTCGAACAACCAACTCAATCGATTGAGACAAGTTTCTactagttaatttttttttttgaaccgATCAACTGCTTAATTTAATCGATCGACCTATTAGTTCAACGGATGAACTTATTGGTTTAACTAGTCGACTAATTAGTTagccataaaaaaaatagaaaaagtgaGAAAGTGATGCACAAATTGTTGGGATTAAGTTCtaaaaagcataacatgatgtaacagattgaaatttatttataaaattatttatctaaatttcTTGGTTTCCCTTTTATTACCCCATATGGATTAATTGGTTACATGAGCATACACACTCACATCATTTTCATTAtgcatgacttgggtgcattaggagttgtatagaCCATCCAATAAAGTAATGAACAGTCCACAgtcaattcatggatttgggcaatccatcTAAAACTATAATGCATTACATCATAATTGGAGGGATAATTTGTCGTAATCAtcaaaatggttttctcattgtgagtgcactagtgtatatgaTGCACACTAAACAAAACATACGGTAAATTATGATGTAAGGTtgtcaattgtcatgattcaccaatcTACAATACCACATGGACTTTCAACCTTTAGAAGGTATTGAGTTTgtaccaaaatcaataaaagaCTTTGACTTATAAGTgaaaccctaaagtggtcatatattgaATTAAGTCATTATTGATAAAAGTTGGTGATAAcagatattctcaatagagacactatgatttttatttcatgacattgagataatgtgtctcgttaggtgatccaaagaatatatgaattagaaaactatggtcatagtaattcctttagtgaaatttTGACATATGTTCCTCAGGTATAAAGTAtgtcaattaatcacataataaggAGGATATATAACTCAAAGATTgaaaaggtaatcttgatagttAATAACACTACCTTATTATATTACGAACACTAATTCGTAAGGAGTGTGTATGCAGTAGATAGTAGAGCACGATATGAGTTATACTTGTTGTAGTTTCATAAGATattagaatatatttaattctttttagtgaagtgttgaatcaacttttgaattagattctaagggagcaagtattttcctatgggtccaAATGATCCCTACTCGAGCTCCTATTTTACGCAAACACATTTATTTTGAGGGATTTGAGTTTCTggttcataagtgtgcataagggcattttggtaaaaatgtaaGGTTGCATTAGATCTTATCAATTGCTTTTCTagtataaattaattaattgattggaacccataaggactacttaattaattagaacccaATTGGGTTAGATTAGGTGACCCAAACCTAATTTGGgataagtcacttaagcccatagaAAGCCTTATATAACAGGGTTAGGGTTTCAGATTTGTCTGTAATCTTCTAAAAAAAAGCCTTTAGAGAGAAAAGTTCACATTTTTCTTGTGCCTAGCTACGTATGAGGAGAGATTAGTTGGAAGACTAGTAGATAGACAAGATCTACAACATCTTCTACGGATTTAGATTCTTCTTCAACAATTTCTATGGACTGCAATTGATTtgaaaacatccaaatctaAATATGAGTTGCTTATTCTCTAATTTTGTTAATCTAAATGGTTTTTGAAGTCATGTTTCCACTTAAATTGCTTTCTAGAGAAGCCTAGGGTAGATTGCATGCTCCTTATACAATCCAAGGATAGGAAACAAAGTAATTCGAAGTTCCCATCACAAATGACATTTAAGGCTTAAATTGTTTTAGTATGAAACTTATGATTAACAAAccttttttaatgaaatcgCATGTCAACACATGAGGTTTTATAATTGAAACaatcaatataaatttttataaaaattattcaaagatGCATAAATGAACTCTATAATTTTTGCAACTTTTACATCTTTAATAAGAAATCTTTAGAGAAACCCAACTAGATAACTCTTTGTTATTTTGAAAACTTGTTTAActatgaataatattaaaaaggtgattttcatttagaattttttttatccaatttataaaagaataaaactgATTTAGGCTTTAGgtgcttaaaaaaaatgtaatgcaACGTGAACCtggtgcaccaacaaccttataaaAAGATCCTATCGAAAGGTCTTGATTGGTcccataatttttaaaagctcAAGACGCAAAGTGCTCTTGGAGCCTAAGGAGCAAGGCGCACCTAAGGCGTGAGCTTTAGTAAAGTGAGACACAccttattttacatatataattttctatttttcctttcttcttcttcttcttcttcttcttcttcttcttcttcttcttcttcttcttcttcttcttcttcttcttcttcttcttcagtttaggctttcttcttcttcggtTTAGGCTCACACGtgaatgagagagaaagagagattgagtagataggtttttttttttttttggttttgttacCTTCAAAATGCAGCATTTTGGCTTcgattctttttttaaaaaagcaaCCCAAAACGCTGCATTTTGAAGgcaacaaaaccaaaaaaaaaccctaatcctGCCTCTGTAACTCACTTGCAGTGGAGaaggagagagaagaagaataaaaagaagaaaatgcaCCTTTGAGGGcttcatgtttggttgaaagTGAGCGCATTGTGCACCTAATCAACACTTCCTTCTATGGGCAACGCCTTGGGTCAAGCAAGGCATCACAGCATGGTGTCATGACGCCTTGAGCCTAGGTGCGCTTTAGGTGtgcctttcacaactatgatTGATCTTCTATTTGAAATCcacttctttttaattattctttgaCTTGATTTGTGCTTGTGACTATTACTTTAAAATCATATTGCCTAAATACACTTAGAATAAGTTATtagttccaaattttattttgttatcatcaaaaccaaaatataCCAAACTTTCATTTCACATGGTTGAAGAAAATCTTCATATTATGGAGGAACCTAATCTTAGGTTAAAGTACTAGGAAGTGGACATAAGCAATTATCGAATCACTATAAATGCATCGTTTGCATCTCTcaatccttatttatttatttatttttacttcaatACTTGTCATTTGTCTCATAAATTGCTaaattttgtggaaaaaaaaaggaagaactCCTAATGCATTTCATTTTGGATGTAAACCATAGGATTGCTTAGTTTGTCTTCATAacattttgtttctattttttatattataaaaatcgAGATGATTTTGTTGTAACTTTTCATAtgtttttatccttatttttttttaacatttaccAAATTGTCATTCCTTTTCTATGATGCATGGCAAGGCGAATTCTTACGGttattcttctcttttcttggtttttttttttttacatttttctcattttgttgaTGCACGATAAATGTTAAAGACATTATATACGatataataaaagtttttttttaaaaaatataaccaTTATCAGTGGAAGGGATGGTAGATAACCCATATTTTTTACATCatttatgaagaaattaaaGTCTATTTTCCTTGGCCAATCCCAATCAATctaacaaacaataaaaaaagaaagaaaaaaaaaacttagttcAATCAATCATAATTATAGAAGAATAGAGAGGAAACTACAAAAACTCACTCAAAATTAAAGATGGAAAAAATCAAGGATCTCCCATATGAAAACCATGATTAGAGATTTGGTTTAgggtttcaaatttcaataacTTTTTTCCTTGCATTTTATAAGGAAccaaacaggaaaaaaaaaatgtcgaaaatgaaaagccaaaaaaataagGGGTTTTCCATatgaaaaacatgattaggGATTAGTTTTGAGGTTGAAAATTTCAACAACTTTTCTCCCCACATTTTTTAGGGAACCAAATAGAAAAAACAGAAGTGGAAATATTCCCACTTAATGGAAAATTACCTAATAACAATAGGGTTTGGGAAGATAAGGGCATGACCCATGTGGGTCATCAACGAGTTTTGGAGGATAAGGATGTTAGTTGTTGGCTATCAACGTTGGAAACTCTGACAAGTGAAGAGGAGGATAAGCTTGTCTATCAAGGTTGGAAATGTCTGCAAGTGAAAGAGAGAGAATGTGTCTTACAAGAGGAATGCCCAACaaatcttgtattttttttttaaaaaaaatcaatagtaACTAATATAATCATacctaacaatttttttattatttaataaataagtacaCATAATTTCtcctaaaatttcaaagaaaaaaaaaagaaagaaactattaattaaatagaattCGTTATTTAACATAATAATCTTATTCATATGAGATTTCTACttcatatcaaattaaaataaaagaaaaaaattatatttgaattaatcaaaataaataacaaagttatttaattattataagaCTTTATTTCAATTCTAAGCAAAGTTAaatattaataagaataaaggtagaaaatgaataaataaattagtaatttattgtaagaatta contains the following coding sequences:
- the LOC100246571 gene encoding elongation factor 1-gamma produces the protein MALVLHAGNTNKNAFKALIAAEYSGVKVELVKNFEMGVSNKSPEFLKMNPIGKVPVLETPDGPVFESNAIARYVTRLKADNPLYGSTLIEYAHIEQWIDFGSLEIDANILRWFIPRIGFAVYLPPAEEAAISALKRALGALNTHLASNTYLVGHSVTLADIIMTCNLVMGFSRVMTKSFTSEFPHVERYFWTMVNQPNFRKILGEVKQAESVPPVQSAKKPSQPKEPKHKDEPKKEAKKEAKKEPVKPKVAEAAEEEEAPKPKPKNPLDLLPPSKMVLDDWKRLYSNTKTNFREVAIKGFWDMYDPEGYSLWFCDYKYNDENTVSFVTLNKVTGFLQRMDLARKYAFGKMLIVGSEAPFKVKGLWLFRGQEIPQFVIDECYDMELYEWKKVDLSDEAQKERVNQMIEDQEPFEGEALLDAKCFK